A region of Epinephelus fuscoguttatus linkage group LG1, E.fuscoguttatus.final_Chr_v1 DNA encodes the following proteins:
- the LOC125890132 gene encoding deoxyribonuclease-1-like isoform X2 translates to MKIAAFNVKQLGWKKVNNPFVRENLIKIVSRYSVVVMLEVIDATGKAMDKFLGALNDHEDNVQHPYEMKCSEPLGRGSYREKFVFFYRKDQVKMINSYQYEEEEEEEEEDEDYEHGEEYEDEEEDDEYENKEDDDGEYEDEEDDDEYEDEENDDGEYEDEENDDGEYEDEEDDDDEEEEEEEDYEEDDNYEDDTEDEAVDVLAREPFILQFKSPTTVVKRLALIPVHTKPEDAERELDAVDDVVKAVRKRWRTTNIMILGDFNADGHYLSEERLSRSRICSPPYHWLIGDDADTTTSNRNDHTYDRIVVFGQTMLKAVVPGSAKPFNFQRAFRLTDEEAQSISDHYPVEVELKPHINATRTTSG, encoded by the exons ATGAAGATCGCAGCCTTCAATGTCAAACAGCTGGGATGGAAAAAAGTCAACAACCCATTTGTGAGGGAAAATCTTATCAAG ATTGTGTCCCGGTACAGTGTGGTGGTGATGTTGGAGGTGATAGATGCAACTGGTAAGGCCATGGACAAGTTCCTCGGAGCCCTCAACGACCACGA AGATAACGTGCAACATCCGTACGAAATGAAGTGCAGCGAACCTCTGGGACGAGGCTCCTACAGGGagaagtttgttttcttctacAG aaAGGATCAGGTGAAAATGATCAACTCTTACCAgtatgaagaagaagaagaagaagaagaagaggatgaagatTATGAACATGGCGAAGAATAtgaggatgaagaagaagatgatgaatATGAGAATAAAGAAGATGACGATGGTGAATATGAGGATGAAGAAGATGACGATGAATATGAGGATGAAGAAAATGACGATGGTGAATATGAGGATGAAGAAAATGACGATGGTGAATATGAGGATGAAGAAGATGAcgatgatgaagaagaagaggaagaagaagattaTGAAGAAGATGACAATTATGAAGATGATACAGAAGATGAAGCTGTGGACGTGCTCGCAAGAGAGCCTTTCATTCTGCAGTTCAAGAGTCCTACAACAG TCGTCAAGAGGCTGGCACTGATCCCTGTCCACACCAAACCAGAGGATGCAGAGAGAGAGCTGGACGCTGTGGACGATGTGGTTAAAGCAGtgaggaaaagatggaggacTACT aacattatgattttgggggattttaaTGCAGATGGACATTATCTCTCCGAGGAAAGGCTGAGTAGGAGCCGCATCTGCTCTCCTCCTTATCATTGGCTGATAGGCGATGATGCTGACACGACGACTAGTAACAGAAATGACCACACCTACGACAG GATCGTGGTGTTCGGACAGACCATGCTGAAAGCCGTCGTCCCCGGGTCAGCCAAGCCCTTCAACTTCCAGAGAGCGTTCAGACTGACTGATGAAGAA GCGCAAAGCATCAGTGACCACTACCCTGTGGAGGTGGAGCTGAAGCCCCATATAAACGCCACCAGAACAACCTCAGGTTGA
- the LOC125890132 gene encoding deoxyribonuclease-1-like isoform X1 — translation MKIAAFNVKQLGWKKVNNPFVRENLIKIVSRYSVVVMLEVIDATGKAMDKFLGALNDHEDNVQHPYEMKCSEPLGRGSYREKFVFFYRKDQVKMINSYQYEEEEEEEEEDEDYEHGEEYEDEEEDDEYENKEDDDGEYEDEEDDDEYEDEENDDGEYEDEENDDGEYEDEEDDDDEEEEEEEDYEEDDNYEDDTEDEAVDVLAREPFILQFKSPTTVVKRLALIPVHTKPEDAERELDAVDDVVKAVRKRWRTTNIMILGDFNADGHYLSEERLSRSRICSPPYHWLIGDDADTTTSNRNDHTYDRIVVFGQTMLKAVVPGSAKPFNFQRAFRLTDEEAQSISDHYPVEVELKPHINATRTTSGTRGGSTRSRAHEETTSLFSLTPRISPAFLPSTQHIYHHPRLQPPAFIPRPSHRFTPYHFTPRRFLPLPSPLDPLSDLSILFSR, via the exons ATGAAGATCGCAGCCTTCAATGTCAAACAGCTGGGATGGAAAAAAGTCAACAACCCATTTGTGAGGGAAAATCTTATCAAG ATTGTGTCCCGGTACAGTGTGGTGGTGATGTTGGAGGTGATAGATGCAACTGGTAAGGCCATGGACAAGTTCCTCGGAGCCCTCAACGACCACGA AGATAACGTGCAACATCCGTACGAAATGAAGTGCAGCGAACCTCTGGGACGAGGCTCCTACAGGGagaagtttgttttcttctacAG aaAGGATCAGGTGAAAATGATCAACTCTTACCAgtatgaagaagaagaagaagaagaagaagaggatgaagatTATGAACATGGCGAAGAATAtgaggatgaagaagaagatgatgaatATGAGAATAAAGAAGATGACGATGGTGAATATGAGGATGAAGAAGATGACGATGAATATGAGGATGAAGAAAATGACGATGGTGAATATGAGGATGAAGAAAATGACGATGGTGAATATGAGGATGAAGAAGATGAcgatgatgaagaagaagaggaagaagaagattaTGAAGAAGATGACAATTATGAAGATGATACAGAAGATGAAGCTGTGGACGTGCTCGCAAGAGAGCCTTTCATTCTGCAGTTCAAGAGTCCTACAACAG TCGTCAAGAGGCTGGCACTGATCCCTGTCCACACCAAACCAGAGGATGCAGAGAGAGAGCTGGACGCTGTGGACGATGTGGTTAAAGCAGtgaggaaaagatggaggacTACT aacattatgattttgggggattttaaTGCAGATGGACATTATCTCTCCGAGGAAAGGCTGAGTAGGAGCCGCATCTGCTCTCCTCCTTATCATTGGCTGATAGGCGATGATGCTGACACGACGACTAGTAACAGAAATGACCACACCTACGACAG GATCGTGGTGTTCGGACAGACCATGCTGAAAGCCGTCGTCCCCGGGTCAGCCAAGCCCTTCAACTTCCAGAGAGCGTTCAGACTGACTGATGAAGAA GCGCAAAGCATCAGTGACCACTACCCTGTGGAGGTGGAGCTGAAGCCCCATATAAACGCCACCAGAACAACCTCAG GAACCAGAGGGGGCTCTACCCGAAGCCGAGCTCACGAAGAAACAACTTCCCTATTCAGTCTCACTCCCAGGATCTCTCCTGCGTTCCTGCCTTCGACCCAACACATCTATCATCACCCTCGCCTGCAACCACCAGCCTTCATCCCTCGACCCTCCCATCGCTTCACCCCTTATCACTTCACCCCTCGTCGCTTCTTGCCTCTCCCTTCACCCCTTGATCCTTTATCTGACCTCTCTATCCTTTTCTCCAGGTAg
- the sec13 gene encoding protein SEC13 homolog: protein MVSVINTVDTSHEDMIHDAQMDYYGTRLATCSSDRTVKIFDVRNGGQILVADLRGHEGPVWQVAWAHPMFGNILASCSYDRKVIIWKEENGAWDKMYEYCGHESSVNSVCWGPYDFGLILACGSSDGAISLLTFTGDQQWDVKKISNAHTIGCNAVSWAPAVVPGSLIDQPSGQKPNYVKRFVSGGCDNLVKLWKEEDGQWKEDQKLEAHSDWVRDVGWAPSIGLPTSTIASCSQDGRVFIWTCDDPAGNTWTAKLLHKFNDVVWHVSWSITGNILAVSGGDNKVTLWKESMDGQWACISDVSKGQGAVSNITDTQQNEQ from the exons ATG GTTTCCGTTATTAACACGGTGGACACCTCTCACGAGGACATGATC CACGACGCCCAGATGGATTACTACGGTACTCGACTCGCCACCTGCTCCTCTGACCGCACCGTAAAAATCTTTGATGTCAGAAATGGAGGGCAGATCCTTGTAGCAGACCTCAGAGG CCACGAGGGTCCTGTGTGGCAGGTGGCGTGGGCTCACCCGATGTTTGGCAACATTCTGGCTTCCTGTTCCTACGACCGTAAAGTCATCATCTGGAAGGAGGAGAACGGAGCCTGGGACAAGATGTATGAATACTGTGGGCACGAGTCATCGG TAAACTCTGTCTGCTGGGGTCCGTATGACTTTGGTCTGATCCTGGCCTGCGGCAGCTCAGATGGAGCCATTTCTCTTCTCACATTCACTGGTGATCAGCAGTGGGACGTCAAGAAGATCAGCAACGCACACACT ATTGGTTGTAATGCAGTGAGCTGGGCTCCTGCTGTAGTTCCAGGCAGCCTGATTGATCAGCCGTCAGGACAGAAACCAAACTACGTCAAACGCTTCGTCTCCGGAGGCTGCGACAACCTTGTCAAGCTCTGGAA AGAGGAGGACGGTCAGTGGAAGGAGGACCAGAAGCTGGAGGCTCACAGTGATTGGGTGAGAGACGTTGGCTGGGCACCTTCTATTGGTCTTCCCACCAGCACCATCGCCAGCTGCTCCCAG GACGGACGCGTGTTCATCTGGACGTGTGACGACCCAGCGGGCAACACCTGGACGGCCAAACTGCTCCACAAGTTCAATGATGTCGTTTGGCACGTTAGCTGGTCGATCACCGGAAATATCTTGGCAGTTTCTGGAGGAGACAACAAG GTGACGCTGTGGAAGGAGTCGATGGACGGTCAGTGGGCGTGTATCAGTGACGTCAGCAAGGGCCAGGGCGCCGTCTCCaacatcacagacacacagcagaacgagcagtga